CAGGGGCGTCCTGTCGCGTTCCTGCACGGCCTCGCCTCGCGGGGTTCCGTGGACTGGCCGGATCGGGAGTGGGAGGGTGTGCTCGGAGAGCGCCCGCGTATGGTGATCGATTTGCCGGCGCACGGCGACAGTGTCGCGCTCGGCTCCGCGACGACATCGGTCGTGCTCGACACCATCGCATCGTCCATCGGTGCGGAAGAGGTCGACCTGGTCGGCTACTCGCTCGGGGCACGGCTCGCGTGGGACCTGGCCCACCACCCCGGTGTCGCGGTCCGACGGCTGGTGCTCGGCGGACTCAGCGCGGGGGAGCCCTTCGCGTTCGTCGATCTTCCGGCGGCTCGAGCGGCTCTCGCGGGCGACCGCCCGCCCCGGGACCCGCTTACGGGCATGATCGTCCAGATGGTGTCGATGCCCGGAAATCGTCCTGCCGACCTGCTCTCGCTGATCGAGGGCCTGGCGGCGGAGCCCTTCGTCCCCGGCCACAGCGCGCCCGCCGTGCCCGTCCTGCTGCTCGGCGGGGCGGACGACGAGATGGCGGCGGGGATCGATGATCTCGCCGCGATGCTCCCCGATGCGCGAGCGCGGCGCGTGCCGGGCGATCATCTCTCGGCCTTGCACACGGCGGAGTTCCGCAGGGCTGTGCAGGAGTTCCTCGCGGCGTGAGCCCCCTCTCGCGGCCGGCTCTTTCATGACCTTTATTTCCAACATTTGTAGACAAATTGAAAGGCTCGTTCATGACTGACATTCCCACCGTCGATGCGGCGCGGATCCTCGACATCGCCACCGGCTACATGGCCTCCAAGCAGCTCTTCCAGGCCAGCCGGATCGGGCTGTTCGCCGCGGTCGCCGACGGGGCCGACACAGCGGGCGAGATCGCCGAGCGCTGCGGGGTCAGCGAGCGCATCGCGGCGCTGCTGGCCGACGCCATGGCCGCGAAGGGTCTGCTGATCCGCGCCGCGGGGCGCTATGAGCTCGCCGACGACGCCGCCGCGTACCTCGTCGGCGAGGAGGCAGCGATCGACCTCGCGCCGTTCCTCACCTTCCTCGACGAGATCAGCTACCCGCACTGGCTGCAGTTCGCGCACACGGTCGACACCACCGAGCCGGGCGATCTGCAGATGGACGACGCCCGCTGGGCGACCTTCATGGCGGGCGTCATGACGTACAACCGCCTGCACGCGCAGGAGTTCGGTCGTCTCGTCGACCTCGAAGGCGCGACCAGGGCACTCGACTTCGGTGGGCTCTCCGCCGAGTTCGCGCTGTCGGTCATGGCGAAGAACCCCGCGTTGCGGACGACCTTCCTCTACGCCCCCGGCTTCGAAGACGGCATCGTCGAGGCGGTGGCGGCCGCCGGGATGCACGATCGTGCCGCGGTCGAGGTCGGTGACACCGCGACCACCGCACCGGAAGGCGAGTACGACGTGGTGTTCGCCAACCACGTCATCCACCGCTTCTCCGCGCAGGAGAACGCGCAGATCTTCCGCAACCTGCGCGCGGCTGCCGTCGAGGGGGCGACCCTGACCGTGCTCGACTTCTTCCTGGACGAGGATGCGGAGCAGCGCGGCCTCGACGCGCTGCACGCGGGGGAGTACCTGGTGATCGACGGCACCGTCGTGTACCCCGAGGCGGAGGTGCGCGGATGGCTCGCCGACGCCGGGTGGTCGGTGCGCGACAAGGTGGCCCTGCCCGGCAGCCCGCGGGTGCTCGTGGCGACCGCGGTGTGAGACTCGCCCCGGCATCGGACGTGATCCGGTGCCGGGGCACACGACTGGTCCGAGGGGGATCAGAGGCGGGCGGCATGTGAGAGCATGCCGCCCGCCGTTTTCGTGTGCCACCCCTCGGCGAGGTGCGGTGGGCCGGTCGGCCGCGGGCCAGTCGGCCGCGGGGCGGTCGGTCGCGGGTGGGCCGGTCAGTCGCGGGTGAAGACCGTGCGCCCATCGACGATCGTGCGGGCGACCCCGATCGTCGCGAAGTCGCGGCCGGGGGTCAGCGGGTCCCCATCGAGCACAGTGAGATCGGCGACCCTGCCGACCTCCAGCGACCCCTTCCACGCGGAGGCGCCGTCCTGTCGGGCGGCCTCGACGGTCATGGACCGCAGCAGCCGGTTCCTGCTCTGCGCGTCGTCGGCGATCCCTGCAGCGGTGAGGAGGGCGAGCGAGGCATCGAGCCCGAGTCGCCAATCCGGGCTGGCGATGGGGGAGTCGCTGGTGACCGTGGTCAGGGCGTCGGAGGTCAGCATCTCGGCGAGCGGCCAGGCGGTGGCGAGCCGGGCCTCTCCGAGCTGCACCGCTGCCCAGGAGTGCGTGTGCGCCGCGATCAGCGGCTGCACGGCGAACCCCGCACCGATCCGCCCCATCCGGGCGATCTGCGCGGTCGTTGCGAGGTCGCCGTGCACGACGTAGTGCGGCCCCGCCGGCGTGGGGTGATCGCCGTGCCGCCGCTCCAGCACGGAGAGGAACTCGGCGATCGAGCGGTCTCCCGTCGCATGCACGGCGATCTGCATGCCGCGAGCCGAGGCGAGTTCGAGCATGCGTCGGAAGGCGGTGCGGGCGTCGGGTTCGCCACGGGTGAGCAGGCCGCCCGTCGTGCCGTCGGCATAGGGCTCATCGACCCAGGCGGTCGCCAGGGGTGGGATGCCGTCGGCGAAGATCTTCACTCCGGGGACCGCGAGCCACCGGGCATCCGAGGCGGGGGGAGGGGTGCGGATGCCTCTCTCGAAGTCGGCGAGGGTGCTCTCCCCGTCGATCGTGCCGAACAGCCGCAGCAGGGTCACGCGGGAGGTCTGCGTGCGTTCACGGTGCAGCTCGAGATAGGTGTCGAGCATGTCGGAGCCGAAGCACCCCGTCTCGCCGTCATCCTCGCCGGGGCCGATCCCGGGTTCCGTGTAGCTGGTGATGCCCAGTTCGGCCAGCAGCGCCCACGCCCGCCGCAGCGCTGTGCGGCGCTCTCCCGCGCTCGACACGAGCCGCCCGGATGGCTGCTCCTCGGGGGGAGTGTCGGAGAAGAAGAGGTGGGGCCACCGTGCGCCCAACCATGCGGCGTGCAGGTGGGCGTCGTTGATGCCGGGGATCACCGTGCGTCCATCCAGCTCGATCACGGCGCGGGCATCGAGGGATTCCGCATCGTCGCCTCGGGCGATGATCACCCCGTCACGGACGGCGAGAGCTCCGACGATCGCATCCGAGGGGTCGAGGGTGTGGATGCGGCCGCCGCGGATGATCAGATCGGCCTCGTCGCCGTGGAGTGACTGTGTCATTATTCCACCAGTGTAGACGAAAAATGACGACGAAGAGGAGCGGCTCGAGCAGACGCCGACGAGGGCTGGTGGTCAGTGTCCGCCGCCGAACTCGATCATCCCTACCCCGACGGCGATCAGCGCGACGCCGATGGCCATCATGGCCGAGAAGTGGTCCTTGAAGATCACCCGCCCCAGCACCGCGGTCAGCGCGACACCGGCCGCTGCCCAGATGCCGTAGGCGACGCCCACGGGCATCCCCAGCGCGAGGATCGTGCCCAGCAGAGTGAACGCGGCGAGATAGCCCACGACGATCACGGGGATCCAGCGGCGCCGGCGCAGGCCTTCGGAGGCGCGCAGGCTCAGCGTCGCGGTGACCTCGCTGGCGATCGCGAGGGCGAGGAGCAGCCAGGTCATGGGGTGACCTCCTTCGCCTCACGCGTGTGCGAGCCGAGCTCGACGAGCAGCACGCCGATCACGATCACGCCGACGCCGATGATCTGCACCGGTCCCAGAAGCTCGCCGAACAGCACGGTGCCGAAAACTGCGGTGAGCACGACTCCGATCGCCGACCAGATACCGTACGCCACGCCCACGGCCATGCCGCGATCGAGCACGACGGACAGCAGCCACAGCGAGCCGGAGTAGCCGATGACCACGACGATCAGCCAGAGCGGGTGGGTGAAGCCCTCGGCCGCGCGCAGCGAGAGGGTCGCGGTGACCTCGAGCGCGATCGCGAGCAGCAGGGGCGGCCACGCCGAGCGGCGAGGGTGATCTGTCATCGGCGGCCTTTCATCGAGCATCCGACGAAGAGAACGCACGCGCGGCGCGCGGGATTCCCGCCGGCGACCGGGCACCGTCGACGTCCCGATTCGGCACGCGTTCCCGCGACTTGTACGCTGGATGCATCCCCCGATTCACCCGGCAACCCGCGCGCCGGCGATCTCGGCGCGCGCTCACACATGCAAGGACGCAGATGAACGATTCCGCGGCACACCGCGACGACTGGACTGAGAGCGAAGAGCTGGCGGAGCGGATGATCCCGCTCATCGGGGCGCTCCGACGCGAACACGACGTGGTCACCTCTCTCCACGGGCACCGGCTGCTCGGCCTGTCGGCGACCGGCCTCGTCGAAGTGCACGAGCGCGTCGCGCAGCTCGGGCACGAGCGGCTCCCGATCGAAGACAGCCTCGCCGTGCTGGAAGCGATCCATGCCCTTGCTCCCGGCGCCTCCTCCCTCGACGTCGCCCGGCTCGTCGCCGGACACGCCGAGAGCGGGCAGCCGCTGGAGACCTACCTCGCCGAGGTGCTCGCGCCCGCCATGGGAGCCGTCGCCGCCGAACCCACCGACGTCGTGCTCTACGGCTTCGGACGCATCGGTCGCCTCCTCGCCCGCATCCTCATCGCCCACACCGGCGGAGGCAGCGGACTGCGTCTGCGCGCCATCGTCGTCCGCCGCGGCGCCGAGAACGACCTCGTCAAGCGCGCATCCCTGCTGCTGCGCGACTCCGTGCACGGTCGGTTCGCCGGGTCGGTCACCGTCGACGAGGAAGCCGAGCAGATCATCGCGAACGGCACCCGCATCCAGGTGATCTACTCCGACGACCCCGCGACCATCGACTACACCGCCCACGGCATCCACGACGCGATCGTCGTCGACAACACCGGGCGCTGGCGCGACGAAGCCGGCCTCTCGCAGCACCTGCGTTCCAAGGGCGTCGCCCGTGTGCTGCTCACCGCGCCGGGGAAGAGCCCTCTCAAGAACATCGTCCACGGGATCAACGACGATACGATCGCCGACACCGACCGCATCCTCTCGGCCGCATCCTGCACGACCAACGCCATCACGCCCGTGCTCGCGGCGATCGACGAGGCGTACGGCGTCGTCAAGGGGCACGTCGAGACCGTGCACTCGTTCACGAACGACCAGAACCTGATCGACAACTTCCACAAGGGCGACCGTCGCGGACGCTCGGCGGTGCTCAACATGGTCATCACCGAGACGGGGGCCGCGAAGGCGGTCGCCAAGGCGCTCCCGCAGCTGGAGGGCAAGCTCACCGGCAGCTCGATCCGCGTTCCCACCCCCGACGTCTCGCTCGCCGTGCTGCACCTGACGATCGCGCGCCCCGCCACGAAGGACCAGGTCAACGACTACCTGCGCCGCGTGTCGCTGCACTCGAAGCTGCGTCAGCAGATCGACTACGTCGAGAGCCCCGACGTGGTCTCCACCGACTTCGTCGGCTCCCACCGGGCGGGCATCGTCGACGGCCTCGCCACGATCGCCGACGAGGACACCCTCATCCTCTACGTCTGGTACGACAACGAGTTCGGGTACTCCTGCCAGGTCATCCGCGTGCTCGAGGTCATGGCGGGCTCGCACCCGATCGTGCTCCCCGAACGTCCAGAGGTCACCCTGCAGGGCTGACGCGATCCGTGCGCCGGGTCGGTGGCGCCCGGCATGATGAGGTCATGAAGACCGCGACCCTGCTCGCCGAGCGCCTCCGATCGCACCGGCTCACGGCGCCGGCGCGCACCGTGACGGATGCCGCGCATCACATGCTCGCCGTGCAGAGTCAGGACTTCACGGCCGGACGATGGGCGCTCGCCGTCCGCACCGGGAACCCGGTGCGGCTGCGCGACGTCGACCGTGCCTTCGACCGCGGTGACATCGTGCGCGGCTGGACCATGCGCGGCACACTGCACACGGTTCCCGCGCGCGACCTCGGCTGGATGCTCCAGGTCACCGCTGGGCGCCAGCGTCAGCAGGCGGCCTCCCGACACCGCGACCTCGGCATCGACGACGACATGGTCGTCGCGGCCGTCAGGGCACTGACCCCGGCGCTGCGCGACGGCGGGTGCACCCGTGCCGAGGTGTTCGAGATCCTCGAGAGCATCGGCATCGATCCCGCGGGCCAGCGCGGCATCCATCTGCTGTTCACCCTCACGATCGACGGCCTGATCTGCCAGGGACCCGTCGTCCCGCGGGAAGGTGTCACCCGCGAGCAGCGCTTCGTGCTCGTGGAGGAACACATCCGCGAGCACGCCGTCCCCGACGATCCGCTCGCCGAGTTGTTCGTCCGCTACATCGACGGACACGGCCCCGCCGCGATCGCCGACTTCGCCTGGTGGTCGGGGCTCACCCTCGGCCAGGCGCGCGAGGCGGCCGCGCGGGCGGCCGAGAGGGTGGAGGACCTCGGCGACGGACTCTTCGCGCCCCGCCGGCGCCCTCGACGCACGACCGGGGCGCCGCCCGTCCACGCCCTCGGCGCGTTCGACGAGTACTACATCTCGTACGCCGACCGCACGACCGTCTGCGCGCAGGAGCATCTCGCAGCCGTCGGCCCCGGCAAGAACGGGATGGTGCGTCCGACCCTGGTCGAGCAGGGGCGCGTGATCGGCACCTGGTCGCACGCGGGCGCGACACGCGACGCTCCGCCCGCGCTGTTCGAGCGGCCGGAGGATCCCGCCGCTGTGGCCGCCGCCCTCGCCCGGTTCGCCGCGTTCGCCGACGACTGAGCCGGCGCGGCATCCTCGCGCCTCGGCGCCCGCTCCCGCCTCGGCGCCCGCTCCCGCCTCGACCGGCGCCGGCTCCTGCCTCGACCGGCCGCCGCGACTACTCGCTCGCGTGGCGTGCGAGGAAGTTGTAGACCTCGTTGTCGTCGACACCGGGGAACGCGCCGCGGGGGAGCGGGGAGAACATGTGGGTGTGCACGCGTGCGCTCGGCCAGGCCCTTCCGCTCCAACGGTCGCTCAGCTCGGCCGAGGGGCGTCGGCAGCACGACTCGTCGGGGCAGGTCGACACGGCCCTGTCGCCGGTCTCGCGTCCACGCCACCATCGTGCGTCGTCGAAGGGCACGCCGACGGTCACCGAGAATTCGCCGTCGCTCGACGAGCCGGTCTGGGTGGAGCACCAGAACGTGCCGGAGGGGGTGTCGGTGTACTGGTGGTGCTCGACCGTGCGGTTCTGCTGCGTGAACGCCGCGCGCGCCTGGAACTTCCGGCACACCCGCTGTCCCTCGACCGCGCCCGTCACATCCATCGGCAGCGGCAGGTCGTCGTTCTCGTACACGCGGGTGATGGCGCCGGTGGAGTCGACGCGCAGGAAATGCAGCGCCATGCCGAGGTGCTGCGTCAGCAGGTTGGTCATGCGCATGCCCGCCGCCTCGTGCGTCACGCCGAAGCCGTCTCGGAAGTCCTCGACCGCGAGGTTGCGATCCTTCTTCGCCTGCTGCAGGAACGCGACCGATGCGGTCTCCGGCATCAGGCAGCACGCGGCGAAGTAGTTGATCTCGAGGCGCTGCTGCAGGAAGTCGGCGTAGTCGGTGGGCGGGGCGTGCCCGAGCAGGCGGTGCGCCATGGCCTGCAGCGCCATCGACCGCAGACCGTGACCGCCGGGGATCGAGGCCGGCGGCAGGTAGATGCGTCCGTTCTCGAGGTCGGTGACCGATCGGGTCGAATGGGGGAGGTCGTTGACGTAGATCAGCTCGAATCCGAGCTTCTCGGCCATGATGCTCACGGTGCGGTGCGTGAGAGCGCCCTGCACGTGTCCCGCGGCCTTGAGGTGCTTCTCGGCGAGCTTCTCGATCTCGGGGAGGTAGTTGTTCTGCGCGCGCATCCGCAGCCGCAGCTCGGTGTTCGCGCGCCGCGCCTCCTCCGGTGTGGCGATGGCCTCGCGTTCGCGACGCTCCAGCTCCCGGTGCAGGCCGAGGACCGATTCGATGGTCTCGTCGCTCATGCCCTTGGTCACGCGCACGGGCGCGACGCCGAGCTGGCGGAAGACCGGGCTCTCCTGTGCGCGTTCGAGGGCGATCTCGAGAGCGGCACGGCGGTTCGGCGGCTCCCCGGAGATGAGATCGGTCACCTCCGTCTTGGTCGCCTGGGCGATCGCCTGCAGCAGCGAGAGCTTGGGCTCGCGCTTGCCGTTCTCGATCAGGCTCAGCTGCGAACCGGCGACGCCGACGAGAGCACCGAGCTCGTCGAGCGTGAACCCGTTCTCCAACCGGTGGTGACGGATGCGGTGGCCGAGAGTCGTGAGGTGGATGCCGGAGGACGCCATTCCTTGAGTCTAGCGAAAGAATTGAAGTTCTTATCGCTCGAAATGGCCGAAAGTCGCGCTCGAACCGGAAGAAGATAGGTGCAACGCCCCACACTTCAAAGGAGCACACGTCATGGCTATCGCCGAAGTCTTCACCCCCCGCACGTCTCCCGTCGCACAGACGCGTACGTTCGGCGCGGCTCCGACGTATGACACCCCCGCGATGGCCGAGCTGGCCGCCTGGGTCGAGGAGATCCGCGCACTCACCCAGCCCGACGCGGTGCACTGGGTCGACGGCTCGCCCGCCGAGAACGACTGGCTCCTGCGCGGACTCGTCGACGAGGGCAAGCTGATCAAGCTCAACCCCGAATGGCGCCCCGGTTCCTACCTCGCCCGTTCGCACCCCAGCGACGTCGCCCGCACCGAGGGACGCACCTTCATCTCCTCCGAGCGCGAAGAGGACGCGGGCCCCACGAACAACTGGGCGGCCCCCGCCGAGATGCACGCCAAGATGGACGAGATCTTCGAGGGATCGATGCGCGGCCGCACGATGTACGTCGTGCCGTTCTCGATGGGACGCGTCGGCGGTCCGCTCTCGCACATCGGCGTCCAGATCACCGACAGCGCCTACGCGGTCGCCTCGATCGGCATCATGACCCGCGTCGGCGATGCCGTCACTCGTCAGATCGCCGAGGGGGCGCCGTGGGTCAAGACCGTGCACTCGGTCGGTGCTCCGCTCGCACCGGGCGAGCAGGATGCCGAGTGGCCCTGCAACGATGACAAGTACATCGTGCACTTCCCCGAGACGCTCGAGGTCTACTCCTACGGCTCGGGCTACGGCGGCAACGCGATCCTGGCCAAGAAGTGCTTCGCGCTGCGCATCGCCTCGGTGATCGCACGCGACGAGGGCTGGCTCGCCGAGCACATGCTGCTCATCCGCGTGATCGACCCCCAGGGCAAGGCGTACCACGTGGCCGCGGCCTTCCCGTCGGCCTGCGGGAAGACGAACCTCGCGATGCTCCGCCCGACCATCCCCGGCTGGCGCGTCGAGACCCTCGGTGACGACATCGCCTGGATCCGTCCGGGCGAAGACGGCCGCATGTGGGCCATCAACCCCGAGGCCGGCTTCTTCGGCGTCGCACCCGGCACCGGCGAGTCGACCAACGTCACCGCGGTCGAGACGCTGTGGGGCAACACGATCTTCACCAACGTCGCGCTCCGCCCCGACGGCGACGTGTGGTGGGAGGGTCTGACCGACGAGGCGCCCGCGCACCTGATCGACTGGGAGGGCAACGACTGGACCCCCGAGTCCGGCCGACCGGCCGCGCACCCCAACTCCCGCTTCACGGTGTCGGCGGCGCAGTGCCCGCAGATCTCCGAGGACTGGGAAGAGGCCGTGCCGCTCGACGTCATCCTGTTCGGCGGACGCCGCGCCAGCAACGTCCCGCTCGTGGTCGAGGCCACCGACTGGACGCACGGCGTCTTCCTCGGCTCGAACATCTCGTCCGAGCGCACCGCTGCCGCTGAGGGAACCGTGGGGGAGCTGCGCCGCGACCCGTTCGCGATGCTGCCCTTCTGCGGCTACAACATGGCGGACTACTTCGGTCACTGGCTCAAGGTCGGTCGCGGTCTTCGCTTCGACCGGGCGCCGCGCATCTTCCAGGTGAACTGGTTCCGCCGCGGTGCCGACGGCCGGTTCCTGTGGCCGGGCTTCGGCGACAACTCGCGTGTCGTCGACTGGATCATCCGCCGCATCGCGGGCGATGTCTCCGCGGTCGACAGCCCGATCGGACGCCTGCCGCGCGTGGAGGACCTCAACCTCGACGGACTCGACATCCCCGCCGCCGACCTCGACGAGCTGTTCTCCGTCGATGCCGAGGCGTGGAAGACCGAGGCCGACCTGACCGAGGCGTTCTACGACACCTTCGGTGACAAGGTTCCCGCGGCCCTGCGTGCCGAGCTGGCCTCGCTGCGCTACCGCCTCGACAAGGCGTAACCCCAGACCGGTGCCGGTTCGGGGGAGCCGGCACCCTCAGGGCTCCGTGCCCTGCAGACCCGCGAAGGCGGGACATCAGAGACGAACCCATGGCTGAGTGGTCTCCGACGTCCCGCCTTCGTGTTGCCCGGGAACAGGTGGCGTCAGGCGAGCAGCTGGTGACGTGCGAGGTCCCGGTACAGCGGCGTCGATTCCACGAGCTCGGTGTGCGTACCCTGGCCGACCACGACGCCGTCCTGCAGCACCACGATCAGGTCGCTGTCGACGACGGTCGAGAGGCGGTGCGCGATCACGATGAGCGTGCGGTCGGTGGATACCGCGTCGATGGCCTCGCGCATGCGCTGCTCGTTCACACCGTCGAGCGATGACGTGGACTCGTCGAGCAGCAGGATCGGGGCGTCGGTGAGCAGGGCGCGGGCGATCGCGAGGCGCTGACGCTCACCACCGGAGAGCATCACGCCGTCCTCGCCCACCGGAGCCTCGATCCCGAGCGGGTTGCGCTCCAGCACGTCGCCCAGGTTCACGGCGCGCAGCACTCGTTCGCAGTCGGCGTCCGTCGCTTCGGGGGAGGCGAGCCGCAGGTTCTCGGCGAGTGTGCCGGCCAGCGTCGGCGCATCCTGTTCGACGTAGCCGAAGTGGGCGCGGAGCTCGTCGCGCGGGTAGGTGCGCGCATCGTGACCGTGCAGGCGGATCGATCCGCCCGTGGGGTCGTAGAAGCGCTCGATCAGCGACAGGATCGTACTCTTGCCCGCCCCGCTGGGGCCGACCAGGGCGACGCGGGAGCCGTGCGGCACGGCGAAGGAGACCCCGCGCAGCACTTCGTGGTCCTGGGCGGCCGGTGCGGCATCCTCTGCCGACTCCAGGTGCGCGTCGGCGAGCAGATTCCGTGCCTCCTTGGCGGCGGCCTGACGCGCGGCCACGACATTCGCCGGGTAGTGGAAGCGCACGTCGCGGAATTCGATCGCCGGCGCATCCGGTGCTGCCGTCTCATGGGGCAGCGACGCGGCGATCTTCTCATCGTCCTGCGACTCGGTGGGCAGGTCGAGCACCTCCTGGATGCGTCCGAGCGCCCCGAGGGCCTGGTTCACCGATGTGATCGCTCCGAACGTCGTGGCCAGCGGCATCACGAGCAGGAACAGGAACATGATGAACGAGATCAGCGAGGCGATCGTGATGGCTCCTGCGGCCACGCGGAATCCGCCCACGCCGAGGACGACGAGCAGCGACAGCTGCAGGGCGATGCCGGAGACGGGCACGACCATCGAGGAGATCTTGGCGATGCGCACGCCGATGCCGTAGGCGTCGGACGCGAGCTCGGACACCGCGGTGGTCTCGCGCTCGGTCGCACCAGACGCGCGGATGGTGCGGATCGAGCCCACGGCGCGTTCGACACCGGAGGCCAGCTCGCCCACCTTCTCCTGCTGCGCGGTCGACGCGGTGCGGATGCGCCCGCTGAGCAACACGACCACTGCGACCGAGATGCCGATCACCACGACGATGAG
The DNA window shown above is from Microbacterium maritypicum and carries:
- a CDS encoding ABC transporter ATP-binding protein, with translation MSGSATARRRGRGAQPEGPRATFRQLLPFLFEHKRTLIVVAVLSVIGAATSLVQPLLVGQVIEAVQSDTGIGILVWLLVGFVVVSSVISGFQHYLLQRTGTAVVYSSRRKLIARILHLPTSEFDARRTGDLVSRVGTDTTLLYAVLTQGLADAVGSAVLFLGALIAMLVIDPLLLLLIVVVIGISVAVVVLLSGRIRTASTAQQEKVGELASGVERAVGSIRTIRASGATERETTAVSELASDAYGIGVRIAKISSMVVPVSGIALQLSLLVVLGVGGFRVAAGAITIASLISFIMFLFLLVMPLATTFGAITSVNQALGALGRIQEVLDLPTESQDDEKIAASLPHETAAPDAPAIEFRDVRFHYPANVVAARQAAAKEARNLLADAHLESAEDAAPAAQDHEVLRGVSFAVPHGSRVALVGPSGAGKSTILSLIERFYDPTGGSIRLHGHDARTYPRDELRAHFGYVEQDAPTLAGTLAENLRLASPEATDADCERVLRAVNLGDVLERNPLGIEAPVGEDGVMLSGGERQRLAIARALLTDAPILLLDESTSSLDGVNEQRMREAIDAVSTDRTLIVIAHRLSTVVDSDLIVVLQDGVVVGQGTHTELVESTPLYRDLARHQLLA